One genomic segment of Synechocystis sp. LKSZ1 includes these proteins:
- a CDS encoding helix-hairpin-helix domain-containing protein, protein MIFSRRLWAVTASLALLAACGEATPPTSNTPLSSSTSPAASPMANNSHSMGHSKPININNAILSELDKLEAKLGIPALSNQIQASRPYGSTEELVSKKVLTQAQFDQIKDMVTIEDVVLEGEAKDVDYITKLGLMKGHLIVAHELLILNKPAQAEPHIGHPVEEIYADVEDQLTERNVPEFKTTLIRLQDLVKAGAKDPAKVKTEFQSSLKSVDQAIAILPETERQNPVFVLKVINGLLDTANSEYGAAIANNKISALIEYQDSRGFVIYAEELYQEIAPALAKTDPKVNAEIKKNLTTLKTVWPSVEAPAKPVKSPTEVTALIKNIEKLTTPLTQKSS, encoded by the coding sequence ATGATTTTTTCCCGTCGTTTGTGGGCAGTAACAGCTAGTCTTGCTTTGCTAGCGGCCTGTGGTGAAGCCACTCCTCCCACCTCTAATACCCCTCTATCCTCTAGTACCAGTCCTGCGGCTAGTCCAATGGCCAATAATTCCCACTCGATGGGTCACAGCAAGCCGATTAATATTAACAATGCTATTTTGTCGGAGTTAGACAAGTTAGAGGCTAAATTGGGCATTCCCGCTCTCTCCAACCAAATTCAGGCTAGTCGTCCCTACGGTAGCACCGAGGAATTGGTGTCTAAAAAGGTGTTGACCCAAGCACAATTCGACCAAATTAAGGACATGGTGACCATTGAAGATGTTGTGTTAGAGGGAGAGGCCAAGGATGTAGATTACATCACTAAATTGGGCTTAATGAAAGGCCATTTAATTGTGGCCCATGAATTATTAATTCTGAATAAACCAGCTCAAGCGGAACCCCATATCGGTCATCCTGTAGAGGAAATTTATGCAGACGTGGAAGATCAGTTGACGGAAAGAAACGTCCCTGAATTTAAAACGACGCTGATCCGTCTGCAAGATTTGGTGAAGGCGGGGGCGAAGGATCCAGCTAAGGTGAAAACGGAATTTCAATCTTCTTTAAAATCCGTTGATCAGGCGATTGCCATTTTACCCGAAACGGAACGTCAAAATCCTGTGTTTGTGTTGAAGGTGATTAATGGGTTATTAGATACCGCTAATTCGGAATACGGGGCGGCTATTGCTAACAATAAGATTTCTGCTCTGATTGAATACCAAGATTCACGTGGTTTTGTGATCTATGCGGAAGAATTGTATCAGGAGATTGCTCCTGCCCTAGCGAAAACTGATCCTAAGGTTAATGCTGAAATCAAAAAAAATTTAACCACCTTAAAAACGGTTTGGCCCAGTGTGGAAGCCCCTGCCAAACCTGTGAAAAGCCCTACTGAAGTTACGGCTCTAATTAAAAATATTGAAAAATTAACCACTCCGCTTACTCAAAAATCCTCATGA
- a CDS encoding potassium channel protein has protein sequence MQNSSKRIQMGVLFFIITLVFSTLGYKLFGWTTLEAIYMVVITIFGVGYGEVRPLVTPTERIFTMLVILAGTTSAVYIVGGFVQMVTEGEIHRALDNQQRQRQIAHLAHHTIICGFGRMGQVLAKQLDEAGIAFVVIDNQPQQISLAEKLGYLAHCGDATREEQLHSVNIMTAKCLATVLPEDATNVFITLTARELNPNLMILARGEVPETERKLRLAGANRVILPLTVGAIQMANLITQSNLRDFLNRPDERGYLNDLLANIDVQLDELTVLADSPALGRTIMEMEVRSKGAFIVVALRQADGRTLLHPHPSQILNDHDTIIVLGHRQEIPRFAERYQFQRKQLHTPNLRPLSLPSSP, from the coding sequence ATGCAAAATTCCAGTAAACGAATCCAAATGGGGGTGCTATTTTTTATCATCACCCTCGTTTTTTCGACCCTCGGCTACAAACTGTTTGGCTGGACAACCCTAGAGGCCATTTACATGGTGGTGATTACTATTTTTGGGGTCGGCTACGGAGAAGTTCGTCCCCTGGTGACGCCCACCGAACGAATTTTTACCATGTTGGTGATTTTGGCCGGTACCACTTCGGCGGTTTACATTGTGGGGGGATTTGTGCAAATGGTCACAGAAGGAGAGATCCATCGGGCCTTAGATAATCAGCAACGTCAGCGACAGATCGCCCATCTGGCCCACCACACTATTATTTGCGGTTTTGGGCGTATGGGCCAGGTCTTAGCCAAGCAACTGGACGAGGCCGGCATTGCCTTTGTGGTGATCGATAACCAACCCCAGCAGATTAGTCTGGCGGAAAAACTGGGCTACTTGGCCCACTGTGGTGATGCCACCCGCGAGGAACAGTTGCATAGCGTCAACATTATGACAGCCAAGTGTTTAGCCACGGTGCTTCCCGAGGATGCTACCAATGTGTTTATTACCCTGACGGCACGGGAACTGAATCCTAATTTGATGATTCTGGCTCGGGGAGAGGTGCCTGAAACCGAGCGCAAATTACGTCTGGCCGGGGCTAATCGCGTTATTTTACCGTTGACGGTGGGGGCCATCCAGATGGCCAACCTGATTACCCAATCCAACCTCCGGGACTTCCTTAATCGGCCCGATGAGCGGGGCTATCTCAATGACCTCTTGGCCAATATTGATGTGCAGTTGGATGAATTAACGGTTTTGGCGGATTCTCCGGCCCTGGGCCGAACCATTATGGAAATGGAAGTCCGCAGTAAGGGGGCCTTTATTGTGGTGGCCCTGCGCCAGGCCGACGGTCGGACGCTTCTCCATCCCCATCCATCCCAAATCTTGAACGACCACGACACCATCATTGTCCTGGGCCATCGGCAGGAAATTCCCCGCTTTGCGGAACGCTACCAGTTCCAGCGCAAGCAGTTGCATACCCCGAATCTTCGTCCCCTTTCCCTGCCCTCTTCCCCATGA
- a CDS encoding FTR1 family protein has translation MNFSAALPTFIITLREGVEAALVVGIVLAYLKKARQTRANRWVYGGIGVGILASALIGVFFNWLILRLPEANQKYTPVIEPLLEGSFSLLAIVMLSWMLVWMTRHARQMRQQVEGKLGVVFKGNLGEEWGIFTLVFLAVVREGFESVLFIAAKFQQGLFPALGAIAGIAASAGIGILLFKWGVKLNIKLFFQVMGIFLLFIVAGLVITALGHFDVALHTLASMNRSSESLCFFYERFAKPLDQNCMLGPMVWNFSQILPEDQFPGIIFNALLGYSQRLYFVQAIAYGFFIITVGGLYFHSLSGGLGILYPFLPKLGQENKAKAMEKIIIREITKFPP, from the coding sequence ATGAACTTCAGTGCCGCCTTGCCAACTTTTATTATTACCCTCCGCGAAGGGGTAGAAGCCGCTTTAGTGGTCGGTATTGTCCTAGCCTACCTCAAAAAAGCTCGACAAACCCGTGCCAATCGTTGGGTCTATGGGGGGATCGGTGTTGGAATTTTGGCCAGTGCCTTAATTGGGGTGTTTTTTAATTGGTTAATTCTGCGTTTACCCGAAGCAAATCAAAAATATACCCCTGTCATTGAACCGTTACTGGAAGGTAGTTTTAGCCTATTAGCGATTGTGATGCTCAGTTGGATGTTAGTTTGGATGACTAGGCACGCTCGGCAAATGCGCCAACAGGTGGAGGGTAAATTAGGGGTGGTTTTTAAAGGAAATTTAGGAGAAGAATGGGGGATCTTTACGCTCGTTTTTCTGGCAGTGGTTCGAGAAGGGTTTGAGTCGGTTCTTTTCATTGCCGCTAAATTTCAACAGGGTTTGTTTCCCGCATTAGGAGCAATCGCGGGCATTGCGGCTTCCGCAGGCATTGGTATTTTACTGTTTAAATGGGGCGTGAAATTGAATATTAAATTATTCTTTCAGGTCATGGGGATTTTTCTCCTGTTTATTGTGGCAGGGTTAGTGATCACGGCTCTGGGCCATTTTGATGTCGCATTACATACCCTGGCCAGTATGAATCGTTCCTCAGAATCTCTGTGTTTTTTCTATGAGCGCTTTGCTAAACCCTTAGATCAAAATTGTATGCTAGGGCCAATGGTGTGGAATTTTAGTCAGATTCTCCCAGAGGATCAATTTCCTGGCATTATTTTCAATGCTTTATTGGGGTATAGTCAGCGCCTTTATTTTGTTCAGGCGATTGCCTATGGCTTTTTTATCATTACAGTGGGCGGTCTTTATTTTCACAGTTTATCAGGAGGTTTAGGGATTCTCTATCCCTTCTTACCGAAATTGGGCCAAGAGAACAAAGCTAAAGCTATGGAAAAAATAATCATCAGAGAGATTACGAAATTTCCCCCTTAA
- a CDS encoding putative toxin-antitoxin system toxin component, PIN family, translating into MSIPQVVVDTNVIVAGLRSRRGSAFKVLTMIGTGQFDIHLSVPLVLEYTDVLLRELPKLRLNREELDDLIDFYCSVGIPHEIFFLWRPFLRDPKDDMVLELAVKAGCQSIITYNTRDFAGVEQFGLSLLEPSSFLRRIGKLP; encoded by the coding sequence ATGTCAATTCCTCAAGTTGTTGTTGATACTAACGTCATTGTTGCGGGTCTGAGATCTAGGCGTGGCAGTGCATTTAAAGTGCTTACCATGATAGGAACTGGACAGTTTGATATTCACCTGTCAGTCCCTCTTGTCTTGGAATATACAGATGTCTTGCTGCGCGAGTTGCCAAAACTTCGTCTGAATCGAGAAGAATTAGATGACCTAATTGATTTCTACTGCTCGGTTGGAATACCTCATGAAATTTTCTTCCTTTGGCGACCCTTCTTGCGTGATCCCAAAGACGATATGGTCTTGGAGCTTGCCGTTAAAGCAGGATGTCAAAGTATAATTACATATAACACCCGTGACTTTGCAGGCGTTGAGCAATTTGGACTAAGTCTGCTTGAGCCTTCCAGTTTCTTACGACGCATAGGAAAGTTGCCATGA
- a CDS encoding glycosyl hydrolase family 57 — protein sequence MVATMPTPVQAATGLPPIAGAEAKILEVVNHNDPVFLPTTNLRLENITSAFACALHMHQPTIPAGQRGELISNLQYMYEHPGEGDNHNADPFAWCYQRMGEIIPQLIEAGGNPRIMLDYSGNLLWAFQQMQRQDIFDNLTRLTCDPRYQPYVEWLGTMWSHAVAPSTPIPDLKLQILAWQQHFASIFGYEALKRVKGFSPPEMHLPNHPDTLYEYIKALKECGYRWLMVQEHTVERLDGSGLHHGQKYTPNRLVATNSHGETISIIALIKTQGSDTKLVAQMQPYYEAKSLGRESLGGRSIPALVTQIADGENGGVMMNEFPPGFTQAHHQIAQEGGGTVGTVPINGTEYLELLAAAGISDEDYPEIQASQQHKIWQRVDRQNPSPEAIEAAITELNQIDHQFHMDGASWTNNLSWVQGYENVLEPMNKLSALFHQKFDALVAQDPSVTQRADYQESLLYTMLVETSCFRYWGQGTWTDYARELYRRGETLLEHS from the coding sequence ATGGTTGCAACGATGCCCACTCCAGTCCAAGCCGCGACGGGATTGCCCCCCATTGCTGGAGCAGAAGCAAAGATTCTAGAAGTCGTAAATCATAATGACCCGGTTTTTCTGCCGACGACCAACCTCCGCTTGGAGAATATTACTTCGGCCTTTGCCTGTGCGCTCCACATGCACCAGCCCACCATTCCAGCGGGCCAACGGGGAGAATTGATTTCCAACTTACAGTACATGTACGAACACCCCGGTGAGGGAGATAACCACAACGCCGATCCCTTTGCCTGGTGTTATCAGCGCATGGGGGAAATCATCCCGCAGTTAATCGAAGCCGGCGGTAATCCGCGCATTATGTTGGACTACTCAGGAAATTTGCTCTGGGCCTTTCAACAGATGCAACGTCAAGATATTTTTGACAATTTGACTCGGCTCACCTGTGACCCCCGTTACCAACCCTACGTCGAATGGCTGGGAACCATGTGGAGTCATGCCGTGGCCCCTTCGACCCCCATTCCTGACCTGAAATTACAGATCCTGGCCTGGCAACAACATTTTGCCTCCATCTTTGGCTACGAGGCCCTGAAGCGCGTCAAGGGTTTTTCGCCGCCGGAAATGCACCTGCCCAACCATCCCGACACTCTGTATGAATACATCAAGGCCCTGAAGGAATGCGGTTATCGTTGGCTGATGGTGCAAGAACATACCGTAGAGCGTCTGGATGGCTCCGGCCTGCACCACGGTCAAAAATATACGCCCAACCGACTGGTGGCCACCAACTCCCATGGGGAAACCATCAGTATTATTGCGCTGATCAAAACCCAGGGGTCAGACACCAAATTAGTAGCCCAGATGCAACCCTACTACGAAGCTAAGAGCCTTGGACGGGAATCCCTGGGCGGCCGTTCTATTCCAGCCCTGGTCACCCAGATTGCGGATGGTGAAAATGGTGGGGTGATGATGAACGAATTTCCCCCGGGCTTTACCCAGGCCCATCACCAAATTGCCCAGGAAGGTGGGGGGACTGTGGGAACGGTTCCGATTAATGGCACAGAATACCTGGAATTACTGGCAGCAGCTGGCATTAGCGACGAGGATTATCCCGAAATTCAGGCCAGTCAACAGCACAAAATTTGGCAACGGGTGGATCGTCAAAATCCCAGCCCCGAGGCCATTGAAGCGGCCATTACGGAACTGAACCAAATAGATCATCAATTCCACATGGATGGAGCCTCCTGGACGAATAATTTGAGCTGGGTGCAGGGCTATGAAAACGTCTTAGAACCGATGAATAAACTCAGCGCTCTGTTCCACCAGAAGTTCGATGCCTTAGTGGCCCAAGACCCTAGCGTTACCCAGCGAGCCGACTACCAAGAATCCTTGTTGTACACGATGTTGGTGGAAACCAGTTGCTTCCGCTACTGGGGCCAAGGCACCTGGACAGACTATGCTCGAGAACTCTATCGCCGGGGAGAGACCTTGCTAGAACACAGCTAA
- a CDS encoding ammonium transporter produces the protein MNKIKYITSVGVLSLILWVTLPILGVGAEPTLDEKLATAQVAADTAWMLASSALVLLMTPGLAFFYGGFVAKRNVLNTLMMSFILMGIVGVTWILWGYSLAFDPGNPFIGSFKWMFLNGVGVETTDYLKGSAPEELLSYAPTIPHQAFMIFQGMFAIITPALISGAIVERISFKAYVLFVVLWSTFIYSPMAHMVWGKGGFLGLLGGVNALDFAGGTVVHIASGVSAIVAAVVIGKRKNYPDRLSAPHNVPFILLGAGLLWFGWFGFNGGSALASGGLATISFVCTNTGAAAGMVMWLILEQVLRGKPTAVGAATGAVAGLVGITPAAGFVTPLSAILIGAITATCCFFAISYKVKLGIDDSLDTYPVHGVGGTVGAILTGVFATTAVNSAGKDGLLSGNPQQVLIQILAVVVTYLFAGIGTFIILKVVDLVVGLRLKPEAELQGMDINDHGEEAYGEEFGGGLSGGH, from the coding sequence ATGAATAAAATAAAGTACATCACTTCAGTGGGCGTCCTCAGCCTCATTCTTTGGGTAACCTTACCGATACTGGGGGTTGGAGCAGAACCCACTTTGGACGAAAAGCTGGCAACTGCGCAAGTGGCAGCCGACACAGCTTGGATGCTCGCTTCTTCTGCATTGGTTTTATTGATGACGCCAGGCCTGGCCTTTTTCTATGGAGGCTTTGTGGCCAAACGGAATGTTCTCAATACCCTGATGATGAGTTTTATTCTCATGGGAATTGTGGGCGTGACGTGGATCCTCTGGGGTTATTCCCTGGCCTTTGATCCCGGTAATCCCTTCATTGGGAGTTTTAAATGGATGTTTTTAAATGGTGTTGGCGTAGAAACCACAGATTACCTGAAGGGGAGTGCACCGGAAGAGTTACTCAGCTATGCACCAACGATCCCGCACCAAGCTTTCATGATCTTTCAGGGAATGTTTGCCATTATTACTCCGGCCTTGATTTCTGGGGCCATTGTAGAGCGCATTAGTTTTAAAGCTTATGTTCTCTTCGTTGTTTTATGGTCTACCTTTATTTACTCTCCTATGGCCCACATGGTTTGGGGGAAAGGTGGTTTTCTTGGCCTTCTAGGGGGAGTTAATGCACTAGACTTTGCAGGAGGAACCGTGGTGCATATTGCCTCCGGTGTTTCGGCAATTGTGGCAGCGGTCGTGATTGGTAAGCGGAAAAACTACCCTGATCGCTTGTCGGCTCCCCACAATGTTCCTTTCATTCTGTTAGGGGCAGGTTTATTGTGGTTTGGTTGGTTTGGTTTTAATGGCGGTAGCGCGTTGGCCTCTGGTGGACTGGCAACAATTAGTTTTGTCTGTACCAATACTGGGGCTGCGGCTGGAATGGTGATGTGGCTTATTTTAGAACAAGTTCTACGGGGCAAACCTACGGCAGTCGGCGCTGCAACGGGAGCTGTCGCTGGTTTGGTGGGAATTACGCCAGCGGCCGGTTTTGTGACTCCACTCTCTGCCATCTTAATCGGCGCCATTACAGCCACCTGTTGTTTCTTCGCCATTAGCTATAAGGTTAAGCTCGGCATTGATGATAGTCTGGATACCTACCCTGTTCACGGGGTTGGTGGTACAGTGGGGGCCATTCTCACTGGCGTGTTTGCCACAACGGCCGTCAATAGTGCTGGGAAAGATGGATTGTTATCGGGCAATCCACAACAAGTCTTAATTCAGATATTGGCAGTTGTTGTGACCTATCTTTTTGCTGGAATAGGTACTTTTATCATTCTCAAGGTAGTGGATCTGGTGGTAGGGCTACGCTTAAAACCAGAGGCCGAGTTGCAAGGCATGGATATTAATGACCACGGTGAAGAGGCCTACGGTGAAGAGTTTGGAGGTGGTCTTAGCGGTGGACATTAA
- a CDS encoding Uma2 family endonuclease → MIAHSSFPAPMSPEAYLAWEEQQDTRYEYIDGAIIAMVGGTIPHNDIAINLLLALRSHLQKRGCRVNMSDVKVRSPKQNRYFYPDLVVSCHPDDQQATKWIQHPKVMIEVLSPSTASYDRTHKLRCYRQLPSLQEYLLINTDQILVEMYQRQSAEMWGYRDFESDDTLLIASIDFACPVTVIYENVTLETLEEETAL, encoded by the coding sequence ATGATTGCTCATTCTAGTTTTCCGGCCCCCATGTCCCCTGAAGCCTACCTCGCCTGGGAGGAACAGCAGGATACGCGCTACGAATATATCGACGGTGCAATTATTGCCATGGTCGGCGGGACGATTCCCCATAACGACATTGCTATTAATCTACTCCTGGCCCTGCGTTCTCACCTCCAAAAACGAGGGTGCCGTGTCAATATGTCGGATGTCAAAGTGCGATCTCCAAAACAGAATCGCTATTTTTATCCTGATCTGGTGGTGAGTTGTCACCCTGATGATCAGCAAGCAACGAAGTGGATTCAACACCCCAAGGTAATGATAGAAGTCCTCTCTCCCAGCACAGCTAGCTATGACCGCACCCACAAACTGAGATGTTATCGTCAGCTTCCCAGTTTGCAGGAATATCTTTTGATCAATACCGATCAAATACTAGTGGAAATGTATCAAAGGCAGTCCGCAGAGATGTGGGGCTACCGGGACTTTGAAAGCGATGACACCCTGCTGATTGCCAGTATTGATTTTGCCTGTCCTGTGACAGTAATTTATGAAAACGTCACTCTAGAAACGCTAGAGGAAGAGACGGCGCTCTAA
- a CDS encoding toxin-antitoxin system HicB family antitoxin: MSTIQVQIPDSLQKSLYDLASRDGISIDQFISTAIAEKLSALMTENYLLERAKRGNREKYEAILAKVPDVEAEAYDQMPTI; this comes from the coding sequence ATGAGTACCATTCAAGTTCAAATTCCTGATTCATTACAGAAAAGCCTGTACGATCTAGCAAGCCGCGATGGAATTTCTATCGATCAATTTATATCTACAGCGATCGCGGAGAAGCTTTCAGCATTAATGACGGAAAATTATCTACTGGAAAGGGCCAAACGGGGAAATCGCGAAAAATATGAGGCAATCTTGGCTAAAGTACCTGACGTTGAGGCAGAGGCCTACGACCAGATGCCAACTATTTAA
- a CDS encoding multicopper oxidase domain-containing protein: MFLDKFSLFRPNRRQFLQWSMGGALGIGGSWLAWQGVQSHASRSEVAIPPLPQPISPEATNPLIFLRHFDYGTVKEENGQRIREFRAEARTSTLQLNTAVSQVTWNLNGQVPGPTLRAKEGDRIRVIFYNRAGHSHSLHFHGIHEAEMDGIKPVRNNSVFIYEFNAQPYGVHLYHCHIAPVTRHISKGLYGMFIVDPPDPRPPADEMVLIMGGYDTNEDHKNELYAFNGLPSYYMSHPIPIQQEQLVRLYLLNMIEYDLAATFHLHANFFEVYPTGMTLNPSYKTDVITMGTAERHILEFAYRHPGRYMFHPHQDAIAEAGCMGQFEVIEKS; this comes from the coding sequence ATGTTTCTTGATAAATTCTCGCTTTTCCGTCCCAATCGCCGTCAATTTCTGCAATGGTCTATGGGGGGCGCTTTAGGGATTGGAGGAAGTTGGCTGGCCTGGCAAGGCGTTCAGTCTCATGCTTCCCGTTCAGAAGTGGCTATTCCACCGTTACCCCAACCGATTTCCCCGGAGGCGACGAATCCCCTCATTTTTTTACGACACTTTGACTACGGCACGGTTAAAGAAGAAAACGGGCAAAGGATTCGAGAATTTCGGGCAGAAGCTCGTACCTCGACCCTGCAGCTCAATACAGCAGTCTCCCAGGTCACCTGGAATCTAAACGGACAAGTCCCCGGCCCTACCTTACGGGCCAAAGAAGGCGATCGCATTCGGGTTATTTTCTATAACCGTGCGGGTCATTCCCATTCTCTACACTTTCACGGAATCCACGAAGCAGAAATGGATGGGATTAAACCCGTTCGTAACAATAGCGTGTTTATCTATGAATTTAACGCGCAACCCTACGGCGTACATCTTTATCACTGCCATATTGCCCCTGTCACCCGACATATCAGCAAAGGACTCTACGGAATGTTCATTGTTGATCCTCCCGATCCCCGTCCCCCCGCCGATGAAATGGTATTGATTATGGGCGGTTACGATACCAACGAAGACCACAAAAATGAACTCTATGCCTTCAATGGGCTACCCAGTTATTACATGAGCCATCCGATTCCCATTCAACAGGAGCAATTGGTTCGCCTCTACTTGCTCAATATGATCGAGTATGACCTCGCGGCGACTTTTCATCTCCACGCCAATTTTTTTGAGGTTTACCCCACGGGCATGACCCTTAACCCTAGTTACAAAACTGATGTGATCACGATGGGGACGGCAGAAAGACATATTTTAGAGTTTGCTTACCGCCATCCAGGACGCTATATGTTCCATCCTCACCAGGACGCGATCGCCGAGGCAGGCTGCATGGGGCAATTCGAGGTTATTGAAAAAAGTTAG
- the amt gene encoding ammonium transporter: MIDTLWLLLCSGLVFLMQAGFMCLESGLTRSKNSINVAIKNLADFGISVILFWSFGFALMFGLSQGGWWGEGALFPNFSESPNQAVFFLFQAMFCGTSTTIISGIAAERLKFMAYLLIAALVSGLIYPLFGHWAWNSNVALEGLATTAGGWLQKLGFVDFAGSTVVHSLGAWVGLATILQIGPRQGRFPQAGEAVKIQGSNMPFSVLGTLLLWFGWIGFNGGSTFALNDQVPSVIVNTVMAGAGGMIMAIALSHFKERAVMVETLMNGSLAGLVAITAGANVVSTPMAVIIGATGAAVMVLVVQLLEHWQVDDAVDGIAVHGGGGIWGTLCVALFGQLDLIDTGLSRGSQLLVQLLGIVSCGLVAFGITWLVLAGLGRVYRLRISPEEEDIGLNVSEHRATTETYDLFQVMDRQARTHDLSLRVPVEPFTEIGHIALRYNQVLEAFEARHHQSVEDLAQIYYVTAALVAAIEHNTFRADQLGLEEVCARTDELGALARAIQQMAEALQAKEQELAELRSIENPKA; the protein is encoded by the coding sequence ATGATTGATACCCTCTGGTTGCTTCTCTGTTCGGGACTGGTTTTTCTGATGCAGGCGGGCTTTATGTGTCTAGAATCTGGCCTGACCCGCTCTAAGAATAGTATCAATGTTGCTATTAAAAATTTGGCAGATTTTGGCATCTCCGTGATTTTGTTCTGGAGCTTTGGTTTTGCCCTGATGTTTGGTCTATCCCAGGGCGGTTGGTGGGGGGAAGGGGCCCTTTTTCCCAATTTTTCGGAATCCCCTAATCAAGCGGTCTTTTTTCTGTTCCAGGCCATGTTTTGCGGTACCTCCACCACCATTATTTCTGGGATTGCAGCGGAACGCTTGAAGTTCATGGCCTATCTGCTGATTGCGGCTCTCGTCTCCGGCCTAATCTATCCCCTCTTTGGCCATTGGGCCTGGAATAGTAATGTAGCCCTAGAGGGCCTGGCCACGACGGCCGGGGGTTGGCTCCAGAAATTAGGCTTTGTGGATTTTGCGGGCTCAACGGTGGTGCATAGCCTGGGGGCCTGGGTCGGCCTGGCAACCATTTTACAGATTGGCCCCCGTCAAGGACGATTTCCCCAAGCGGGGGAAGCCGTCAAAATTCAAGGCTCAAATATGCCCTTTTCTGTACTGGGAACCCTGCTACTCTGGTTTGGTTGGATTGGTTTTAACGGCGGCAGCACTTTTGCGCTGAATGACCAAGTACCCAGTGTCATCGTCAATACGGTCATGGCAGGGGCCGGGGGCATGATCATGGCTATTGCCTTGAGCCACTTCAAGGAACGGGCCGTGATGGTCGAGACTTTAATGAATGGTTCCTTGGCCGGATTAGTGGCGATTACCGCCGGGGCCAATGTAGTTTCCACACCGATGGCCGTGATTATTGGCGCAACTGGGGCCGCGGTCATGGTTTTAGTTGTTCAATTGCTCGAGCACTGGCAAGTGGATGATGCGGTGGATGGTATTGCGGTACATGGGGGCGGTGGCATCTGGGGAACGCTCTGCGTGGCCCTGTTTGGCCAGTTGGATTTGATCGATACCGGCCTGAGTCGGGGCAGTCAATTGTTGGTGCAACTTTTGGGGATTGTTAGTTGCGGCCTGGTGGCCTTTGGCATCACTTGGCTGGTGCTGGCGGGCTTAGGCCGCGTTTATCGGCTTCGCATTAGTCCAGAAGAAGAGGATATTGGCCTGAATGTCTCAGAACATCGGGCTACCACCGAAACCTATGATCTTTTCCAAGTGATGGATCGTCAAGCTAGAACCCATGATTTAAGCCTGCGGGTTCCCGTCGAACCCTTTACGGAAATTGGCCATATTGCCCTACGTTATAACCAAGTGCTAGAGGCCTTTGAGGCGCGGCACCATCAAAGCGTCGAAGATTTAGCACAAATTTATTATGTTACGGCGGCCCTCGTGGCAGCTATTGAGCACAACACCTTTCGGGCCGATCAATTGGGTCTAGAGGAAGTTTGTGCCCGCACCGATGAGTTGGGGGCCTTGGCCCGTGCCATTCAACAGATGGCCGAGGCATTGCAGGCCAAGGAACAGGAACTCGCTGAGCTGCGCTCTATCGAGAATCCTAAGGCCTGA